Proteins encoded in a region of the Tumebacillus sp. BK434 genome:
- a CDS encoding ATP-binding protein, with protein sequence MSVRRKLFLTIALFIVGMGLVFAFATQVVIRGILDVMIEAPKRTEIAEILAHYDAPERIELPAETSILFLSRDKRVLYKSGAATEQALKMFGIKSPIKQNGQTVAFLYYHDPDVDYMSKLRMGVLNSTRFLLLVGTVIFVLISLVVAYLMSKRLTRPLRALLPVIDRLGQGEFGVQAPVLSRDEHGKVAAAFNKMSSRLQQDEEVRRNLVADVAHELRTPLTIIRGKLDLFQQHGEPIEPQELLPLQDDLIRLTRLVEDLHQLSLAEAKQLPLDKKPTDLSALLHRIVERVAFDAESKEIKLSYVSHAHDAITQVDSNRITQVFLNLLINAIRYTPEGGQVSVVLEEQHGALRTTITDTGFGIAPEHLPFLFNRFYRTDSARDRNSGGMGLGLAIVKEFVLAHDGTITVQSEPGQGTTFTVVLPFI encoded by the coding sequence ATGAGCGTGCGGCGCAAACTGTTTCTCACCATCGCCCTGTTTATCGTCGGCATGGGGCTGGTGTTTGCCTTTGCCACCCAAGTGGTGATCCGGGGCATCCTCGACGTGATGATCGAGGCGCCGAAGCGCACGGAGATCGCCGAGATCCTCGCCCACTATGACGCGCCGGAGAGGATCGAACTTCCGGCGGAGACGAGCATCCTTTTCCTGAGCCGTGACAAAAGGGTGCTCTACAAGAGCGGTGCCGCCACCGAGCAAGCGCTCAAAATGTTTGGCATCAAGAGCCCGATCAAGCAAAACGGGCAGACGGTCGCCTTCCTCTACTACCACGATCCCGACGTCGACTACATGTCGAAGCTCAGGATGGGCGTGCTGAATTCGACCCGCTTTTTGCTGTTGGTCGGCACGGTGATTTTTGTGCTGATCTCGCTCGTCGTCGCCTATCTGATGTCCAAACGCCTGACCCGACCGCTCCGGGCGCTGCTGCCGGTGATCGACCGGCTCGGCCAAGGCGAGTTCGGCGTTCAGGCGCCGGTGCTGAGCCGCGACGAGCACGGCAAAGTCGCCGCCGCGTTCAACAAGATGTCCAGCCGGCTGCAGCAGGACGAAGAGGTGCGCCGCAACCTCGTGGCCGATGTGGCCCATGAGCTGCGCACGCCGCTGACGATCATCCGCGGCAAGCTCGACCTCTTTCAGCAGCACGGCGAGCCGATCGAGCCGCAGGAACTGCTGCCCCTGCAAGATGATCTGATCCGCCTGACCCGGCTCGTCGAGGACCTGCACCAGCTCTCCCTCGCCGAAGCCAAACAGCTCCCCCTCGACAAAAAGCCGACCGATCTCTCCGCCCTCCTGCACCGCATCGTCGAGCGCGTCGCGTTCGATGCAGAGAGTAAAGAGATCAAGTTGTCCTACGTGTCCCATGCGCATGACGCGATCACTCAAGTTGACTCGAACCGCATCACCCAAGTCTTCCTCAACCTCTTGATCAATGCGATCCGCTATACACCAGAAGGCGGCCAAGTCTCGGTGGTCCTGGAGGAGCAGCACGGCGCCCTGCGCACCACCATCACCGACACCGGCTTCGGCATCGCCCCCGAGCACCTGCCCTTCCTCTTCAACCGCTTCTACCGCACCGACAGCGCCCGCGACCGCAACAGTGGCGGCATGGGGCTTGGTTTGGCGATCGTCAAAGAGTTCGTGCTGGCACACGACGGCACGATCACGGTGCAGAGCGAACCGGGCCAAGGCACCACTTTCACAGTTGTCCTGCCCTTCATATGA
- a CDS encoding GNAT family N-acetyltransferase has translation MFDKGLIRDDVAYNLIYDETTDTVLMVHNETYWGLPGGKREDGETLIEAAKREAKEETGYDVEVGALLHIAERQIRDVHVLFITFASRITGGTVCFDGEEILAVEWKPVSEAEALMPWLGDIRSLLHHSARYMIEDPHPEAAATGLEFHHSYSDDPAKREALIALFESAFGIPPDFFHDLLAKGFWDPTYRPLSYFAGEQAVANVSLFDFPLTLQGKSVRAAGVQSVMSHPDYRGKGLIRQLIAELLNRYEQEYELMFLYAREHAIYEKFGFRLVAQSHFVCENVPRSARASSAPRGLNVNVEWDSRLLKDLFANRRPVSNVMGPETHMSSFFFATLAAPEIKIAYLPDHHAAVAYTVRDGTLHLYDVIGAQIPSLANLLAGLALEVQRVEIYFTPDLLDIEYTALEPTTDAKLMVRGELPEQLLFQLPPTAEF, from the coding sequence ATGTTCGACAAAGGCTTGATCCGCGACGATGTCGCCTACAACCTGATCTATGACGAAACGACCGATACCGTATTGATGGTGCACAACGAGACCTACTGGGGACTGCCCGGCGGCAAGCGCGAAGACGGCGAAACGCTGATCGAAGCGGCCAAGCGCGAGGCGAAAGAGGAGACCGGCTACGACGTGGAAGTCGGCGCTCTCCTGCACATCGCCGAACGCCAGATCCGCGATGTGCACGTCCTGTTCATCACCTTCGCGTCCCGCATCACCGGCGGGACGGTCTGCTTCGACGGCGAGGAGATCCTGGCGGTCGAGTGGAAACCGGTCTCGGAAGCGGAAGCCCTCATGCCCTGGCTGGGTGACATCCGCTCGCTCTTGCATCACTCCGCCCGCTACATGATCGAAGACCCGCATCCGGAAGCGGCTGCAACCGGGCTCGAATTTCACCACTCCTACAGCGACGACCCGGCAAAACGAGAAGCCCTGATCGCACTGTTCGAGTCGGCATTCGGCATCCCGCCCGACTTTTTCCATGACCTGCTCGCCAAAGGGTTCTGGGACCCGACCTATCGCCCGCTCTCCTATTTCGCAGGCGAGCAAGCGGTCGCCAATGTCAGCTTGTTCGACTTCCCGCTCACCCTGCAGGGAAAATCGGTCCGTGCTGCCGGCGTGCAATCGGTCATGTCGCATCCCGATTATCGCGGCAAAGGACTGATCCGTCAGCTGATTGCCGAACTGCTGAACCGCTATGAGCAGGAGTACGAGTTGATGTTCCTCTACGCCCGCGAGCATGCGATCTACGAAAAGTTCGGCTTCCGTCTCGTGGCACAAAGTCACTTCGTTTGTGAAAACGTGCCGCGTTCCGCCCGTGCATCCTCCGCCCCGCGCGGTCTCAATGTGAACGTGGAATGGGACAGCCGCCTGCTGAAAGACCTGTTCGCCAACCGCCGCCCCGTCTCCAACGTCATGGGGCCGGAAACGCACATGTCATCCTTCTTCTTCGCGACGCTCGCTGCGCCGGAGATCAAGATCGCCTACCTGCCCGATCACCACGCAGCCGTCGCCTACACCGTTCGGGACGGAACACTCCATCTCTACGATGTGATCGGCGCGCAGATTCCCAGCCTTGCCAACCTGCTCGCCGGCTTGGCGCTCGAGGTGCAGCGGGTCGAAATCTACTTCACCCCCGACCTTCTGGACATCGAATACACGGCACTGGAGCCCACGACCGATGCTAAACTGATGGTGCGGGGCGAGTTGCCGGAGCAGTTGCTGTTTCAACTGCCGCCAACAGCAGAATTTTAA
- a CDS encoding DoxX family protein: MNLGLLIIRLVIGLLFIGHGAQKLFGWFGGYGLKGTGGWLESIGVKPGVLAALLAGLAELIGGALFAAGVFTPIGAALIVITMLVAIVTVHGKNGLWSTSNGMEYNLVLIAAAVGVALTGPGAYVLFN; the protein is encoded by the coding sequence ATGAACCTTGGACTTTTGATCATCCGTCTTGTCATCGGCCTGCTCTTCATCGGGCATGGCGCACAAAAACTGTTTGGCTGGTTTGGCGGCTACGGCCTGAAAGGCACCGGCGGCTGGCTGGAATCGATCGGTGTCAAACCGGGCGTGCTGGCGGCACTGCTCGCAGGTCTGGCCGAACTGATCGGCGGCGCCCTGTTCGCAGCCGGCGTCTTCACCCCGATCGGCGCTGCGTTGATCGTCATCACCATGCTGGTCGCCATCGTCACCGTTCACGGCAAAAACGGCCTGTGGTCGACTTCGAACGGGATGGAGTACAACCTGGTGCTGATCGCAGCAGCAGTTGGCGTCGCGCTGACCGGACCGGGTGCGTACGTATTGTTCAACTAA
- a CDS encoding pirin family protein codes for MIDIRPATSRYTADHGWLQSNFSFSFAEYYDPDNRLFGPLRVFNDDVVQPGNGFGEHPHQEMEIVSIVLRGQLQHRDSMGNTEVLRPGEIQRMTAGTGIVHSEFNPSETEDLSFLQLWFLPSIRGLEPSYEQLAYDQEALINQLLPVVSSQPSSERVARIHQDLTLYLSKLETGKSLSFEQESGRYLYVFVIEGSLTLNGETLHTRDAARITDVTQLEIASDSGAHFMLIDLPAQA; via the coding sequence ATGATCGACATTCGCCCGGCCACATCCAGATATACGGCAGACCACGGCTGGCTGCAGAGCAATTTCAGCTTCTCCTTTGCCGAGTACTACGACCCTGACAACCGCCTGTTTGGCCCGTTGCGCGTCTTCAACGACGATGTGGTGCAGCCCGGAAACGGGTTCGGCGAGCACCCGCATCAGGAGATGGAGATCGTCTCTATCGTCCTGCGCGGCCAGCTGCAGCACCGCGACAGCATGGGCAACACCGAAGTCCTCCGCCCCGGCGAAATCCAGCGCATGACCGCCGGGACCGGCATCGTGCATTCGGAGTTCAACCCGTCCGAGACAGAAGACCTCAGCTTCTTGCAACTCTGGTTTCTCCCGAGCATCCGCGGACTGGAGCCATCTTACGAGCAGCTCGCCTACGATCAGGAAGCGCTGATCAACCAGCTCCTGCCGGTCGTGTCCAGCCAACCGTCCTCCGAACGGGTGGCGCGCATCCATCAGGATCTGACGCTGTACCTGTCCAAGCTGGAAACAGGCAAGTCGCTCAGCTTTGAACAGGAGTCTGGCCGCTACCTCTACGTCTTCGTGATCGAAGGCAGCCTGACCCTGAACGGCGAGACGCTCCACACCCGCGATGCCGCGCGGATCACCGATGTGACCCAATTGGAAATCGCGAGTGACAGCGGCGCACACTTCATGCTGATCGACCTGCCCGCACAGGCGTAA
- a CDS encoding TIGR02206 family membrane protein: MLEFFDIHGLPESFRLFSFGHLLSLFLIFSAILLLFWYRERLKEARLNRVTRYGLAGLLLVSDLVLNIWYLQAGSWTLDYNLPLQLCTISLYLSAFMLITRSVLLFEFAFLIGMGGALQALITPDLGHYAYPHFRTYQFFIAHGAILLAGFYMVFVEGFRPTLHSIWRAILTLNIIAALAGLANWLTGGNYMFLAHKPGAASLLDLLGPWPYYIIWLEAVALVSVLIFYLPFALQDYWQKRSGRGS, translated from the coding sequence TTGTTGGAATTTTTCGACATACATGGCTTGCCAGAGTCGTTTAGGCTGTTTTCCTTTGGGCATCTTCTGTCGTTATTTCTTATTTTCTCGGCAATTCTCTTGCTGTTTTGGTATCGCGAGCGTCTGAAAGAGGCGCGTTTGAACCGTGTGACGCGCTACGGGCTGGCCGGGTTACTTTTGGTTTCCGATCTCGTGCTGAATATCTGGTATCTGCAGGCCGGATCGTGGACGCTCGACTACAATCTGCCGCTGCAGCTGTGTACGATCTCCCTGTATTTGTCGGCGTTTATGCTGATCACGCGCAGTGTGCTGCTCTTCGAGTTCGCCTTTCTGATCGGCATGGGCGGTGCCTTGCAGGCGCTGATCACGCCTGACCTCGGGCATTACGCGTATCCGCACTTTCGCACCTACCAGTTCTTCATCGCCCATGGGGCGATCCTGCTGGCCGGGTTCTACATGGTGTTTGTGGAAGGATTCCGGCCGACCTTGCATTCGATCTGGCGGGCGATCCTGACGCTGAACATCATCGCTGCGCTGGCCGGCCTCGCCAACTGGCTGACCGGAGGCAACTACATGTTCCTCGCCCACAAGCCCGGCGCCGCCTCACTGCTGGACCTGCTCGGGCCGTGGCCGTACTATATCATCTGGCTGGAAGCGGTCGCGCTCGTGTCCGTGCTGATCTTCTACCTGCCATTTGCCCTGCAAGACTATTGGCAGAAGCGGAGCGGGAGAGGGAGCTGA
- a CDS encoding DUF6886 family protein: MMYHFSEDPSIRHFEPRLHPSHPDKPAMVWAIDEARAPMYFFPRDCPRVAFWAKPDTTADDQERFLAHTAARMVIAVESRWWQALQNTDLYVYHLPDETFTCIDEGAGYFTSLEAVTPLSVEPVGDLLARLGAANVELRLTPSLYPLHDALKETSLHFSMIRMRNAIREEEELRRCSTKA; encoded by the coding sequence ATGATGTATCACTTTAGCGAAGATCCTTCGATTCGGCATTTTGAACCGCGCCTGCATCCGTCACACCCGGACAAACCGGCGATGGTATGGGCGATCGATGAAGCGCGCGCGCCCATGTATTTCTTCCCGCGCGACTGCCCGCGCGTCGCTTTTTGGGCCAAGCCGGACACGACCGCAGACGATCAAGAGCGCTTTCTGGCTCACACGGCGGCCCGCATGGTGATCGCCGTCGAGAGCCGTTGGTGGCAAGCGTTGCAGAACACCGACCTCTACGTCTATCACCTGCCCGACGAGACGTTCACCTGCATCGACGAAGGGGCGGGCTATTTCACCTCGCTCGAAGCGGTCACGCCGCTTTCTGTAGAGCCGGTCGGCGATCTGCTGGCCCGGCTTGGCGCGGCCAACGTCGAACTGCGCCTGACCCCGTCCCTGTATCCGCTGCACGATGCGCTGAAGGAGACCAGCCTGCATTTCTCGATGATCCGCATGCGCAACGCCATTCGCGAAGAGGAGGAACTCCGCCGATGTTCGACAAAGGCTTGA
- a CDS encoding DUF4830 domain-containing protein, whose protein sequence is MATSLPIHPKNSISKEVLENYKAAGVDLTPYTGQELHDFRYELKEERAGRPLTAVLFEQDGKIVASHVVLPDASPGIFPIDDREGAMQGGE, encoded by the coding sequence TTGGCAACAAGTTTACCGATACACCCGAAAAACAGCATTTCAAAAGAAGTGTTGGAAAATTACAAGGCAGCAGGAGTTGACCTTACACCTTATACCGGTCAGGAACTACACGATTTCCGATATGAATTAAAAGAAGAACGTGCAGGCCGTCCTCTGACTGCCGTACTGTTTGAGCAAGATGGAAAGATTGTCGCGAGTCATGTTGTGCTTCCGGATGCGTCCCCAGGGATCTTCCCGATCGATGATCGGGAGGGTGCCATGCAGGGCGGGGAGTAA
- a CDS encoding VOC family protein, with protein MINKVGQIMLYVNNQDAAVEFWTEKVGFQVISEVNNGHMRFIEIAPTKDAETSIVLHDKDFVAKMSPGLNLGTPSLMFFTDDLEGLHRDLTNKNVKVGEIVSMGPSRVFNFADGEENYFAVSEKSKA; from the coding sequence ATGATCAACAAAGTCGGTCAGATTATGCTGTACGTGAACAATCAGGATGCAGCGGTGGAGTTTTGGACAGAAAAAGTCGGGTTCCAAGTCATCTCGGAGGTAAACAACGGGCACATGCGATTTATCGAAATCGCGCCCACCAAGGACGCGGAAACGAGCATCGTTCTGCACGACAAGGATTTCGTGGCGAAAATGTCGCCGGGGCTGAACCTCGGCACGCCGTCGCTGATGTTTTTCACGGATGACCTCGAAGGCTTGCACCGCGACCTGACAAATAAAAACGTCAAAGTCGGCGAGATCGTCTCGATGGGGCCGAGCCGGGTCTTTAACTTTGCGGACGGTGAGGAGAATTACTTCGCCGTTTCGGAGAAGAGCAAGGCGTAA
- a CDS encoding phosphopantothenoylcysteine decarboxylase: MTRQHHTILITAGGTLEKWDEVRGHTNLARGTMGCYLAEQALAGGAQVVYLHGYFAQLPASHPKLRLVPFMGIADLGEKLQAVLTTEEIHAVIMTAAVSDWVVDKMFDQQGNPITDTGKISSDNPPVVHFKKAPKVISKIKDWRPDTFLVGFKLEHNADPDYLLQRSRQRMETWRADLVVANASRSLYSEATPHYLVPRSGEVVVCPDKKTTAERLLQALKKGEA; the protein is encoded by the coding sequence ATGACACGACAACATCACACCATCCTCATCACCGCAGGCGGCACCTTGGAAAAATGGGACGAGGTGCGCGGCCACACCAACCTGGCGCGCGGCACGATGGGATGTTATCTGGCAGAACAGGCTTTGGCCGGCGGTGCTCAGGTCGTGTATCTGCACGGATATTTTGCGCAGTTGCCCGCCTCGCATCCCAAGCTGCGGCTCGTGCCGTTCATGGGAATTGCAGACCTCGGCGAGAAGCTGCAGGCTGTGTTGACCACCGAGGAGATTCACGCGGTGATCATGACGGCAGCGGTGTCCGACTGGGTGGTGGACAAGATGTTCGACCAGCAAGGCAACCCCATCACCGACACCGGCAAGATCTCCAGCGACAACCCGCCGGTCGTCCATTTCAAAAAAGCGCCCAAGGTCATTTCCAAGATCAAAGACTGGCGCCCCGACACGTTCCTCGTCGGCTTCAAGCTCGAACACAACGCCGACCCCGACTACCTGCTGCAGCGCTCCCGCCAGCGCATGGAGACATGGCGCGCCGACCTCGTCGTCGCCAATGCGTCCCGTTCGCTCTATTCCGAAGCGACCCCGCACTATCTGGTCCCGCGCTCCGGCGAAGTCGTGGTCTGCCCCGATAAAAAGACAACTGCAGAGCGACTGCTGCAAGCATTGAAAAAGGGAGAGGCCTAG
- a CDS encoding GNAT family protein, which produces MITIRLLTEEDTQGMLDLHVRNRAFFKKFIPVRPEEYYTLEGQLTSLQNERSAREAEQRYSFGIFLQDSGELIGNVTLAEILRGALQSCFIGYYLDEQQNGKGYMSEAVRMATEFGFQELNLHRIEAGVMPHNIGSIRVLEKAGFVKEGIARQNVLINGKWEDHQVLAIINENYK; this is translated from the coding sequence ATGATTACGATCAGACTGCTGACGGAAGAAGATACACAGGGCATGCTGGACCTGCATGTGAGAAACCGGGCGTTTTTCAAAAAGTTTATCCCGGTGCGGCCGGAGGAGTATTACACGCTGGAAGGGCAATTGACCAGCCTCCAAAACGAGCGGAGCGCACGGGAAGCGGAGCAGCGCTACTCGTTTGGGATCTTCCTGCAGGACTCGGGGGAACTGATCGGGAACGTGACGCTCGCGGAGATTCTGCGCGGGGCGCTGCAGAGCTGCTTCATCGGCTACTACCTCGATGAGCAGCAAAACGGCAAAGGCTATATGAGCGAAGCGGTGCGCATGGCGACGGAGTTCGGCTTCCAAGAGCTCAATCTGCACCGGATCGAAGCCGGGGTGATGCCGCATAACATCGGCTCGATCCGGGTGTTGGAGAAGGCTGGGTTTGTCAAGGAAGGCATCGCACGGCAAAACGTGCTGATCAACGGCAAGTGGGAAGATCATCAGGTGCTGGCGATCATCAACGAGAATTACAAATAG
- a CDS encoding response regulator transcription factor → MAPTLLLVDDEEKVLDFMAPFLRQEGFQILTAQTGQAALRIANEQQPALVVLDWMLPEMSGIEVCRELRKHSRIGIIMVTAKTEETDKIIGLEVGADDYITKPFSLRELAARIRSVLRRMQGAEGQDAQDDTLKRGDLTISEAQCRVWKRGEEIALTPTQFKLLLNLAARPGIVYSRLQLLQGALEDDFLNDERTVDAHISQLRKKIEDEPSSPAYIQTVYGFGYRFGDRK, encoded by the coding sequence ATGGCCCCGACATTGCTATTAGTGGATGACGAAGAAAAAGTACTGGACTTCATGGCTCCTTTTTTGCGCCAGGAAGGCTTTCAGATCTTGACCGCCCAGACGGGCCAAGCAGCGCTGCGCATCGCAAACGAACAGCAGCCCGCGCTCGTCGTGCTCGACTGGATGCTCCCGGAGATGAGCGGCATCGAAGTCTGCCGGGAACTGCGTAAACATAGCCGCATCGGCATCATCATGGTCACCGCCAAGACGGAAGAGACCGACAAGATCATCGGTCTCGAAGTCGGAGCGGACGATTACATCACCAAACCGTTTTCCCTGCGCGAGCTCGCCGCCCGCATCCGCTCCGTTCTGCGCCGCATGCAAGGCGCGGAAGGACAGGACGCACAGGATGACACCCTCAAGCGCGGCGACCTGACCATCTCCGAAGCCCAGTGCCGCGTCTGGAAGCGCGGCGAGGAGATCGCGCTCACCCCGACTCAGTTCAAACTCCTGCTCAACCTCGCCGCCAGACCTGGCATTGTATACAGCCGCCTGCAACTGCTGCAGGGTGCGCTCGAAGATGATTTTCTCAACGACGAGCGCACGGTGGATGCACACATCAGCCAACTGCGCAAAAAGATCGAAGACGAGCCGTCCAGTCCGGCTTACATCCAGACGGTTTACGGCTTCGGCTACCGCTTCGGAGACCGCAAATGA
- a CDS encoding helix-turn-helix domain-containing protein, translating to MSDSELCPKFEKGMQLLSKRWNGFIIYQLLCGPQRFGEIQSALPISGRLLSERLKDLEEEGIVTREVFPEVPVRVEYALTEKGRALESIIRGLETWSEAWVGLEQNQ from the coding sequence ATGTCCGACTCGGAGCTCTGTCCGAAATTTGAAAAAGGCATGCAACTGCTCAGCAAACGCTGGAACGGATTTATCATCTATCAGCTGCTGTGCGGCCCGCAGCGTTTTGGCGAGATTCAAAGCGCGCTGCCGATCAGCGGACGCTTGTTGTCCGAACGGCTGAAAGATTTAGAAGAAGAAGGCATCGTCACCCGCGAGGTCTTCCCGGAAGTGCCCGTGCGGGTCGAATACGCCTTGACCGAAAAAGGACGTGCTCTGGAATCGATCATTCGCGGCCTCGAAACATGGTCCGAGGCGTGGGTCGGTCTTGAGCAAAACCAATAA